In one Thermaerobacter sp. PB12/4term genomic region, the following are encoded:
- a CDS encoding type I restriction endonuclease subunit R: MQNPLIRYAEEVGWRYLPPDEALRLRRGETGIVLHEVLVRQLQRLNPGVIDDVVKAEEVVGRLTRVMPSIEGNLQAWEWLKGLKTVFVEAERRERNVRLLDPDKLEANTFHVTDELRFISGTKSIRPDAVFFVNGIPVIVVETKAAHRVEGIAEAFDQIRRYHREGPELLAVLQVHALTHLVRFYYGATWSLSRKDLYNWRDEQAGDFETLVKHFFAPRRVLRMLTDYILFARKDGELSKVVLRPHQMRAVERVLQRCRDPEKRRGLIWHTQGSGKTYTMITVAKRLLENPAFGNPTVLMLVDRNELEQQLFTNLEAVGFGHVTVAQSKRHLYELLRSDQRGLIVSMIHKFDDMPPNVNTRRNIFVLVDEAHRSTGGDLGNYLMGALPNATYLGFTGTPIDKTAHGKGTFKVFGVDDQPKGYLDKYSIRESIEDGTTVPLHYALAPNDLRVDREILEREFLDLAELEGVSDVEELNRVLERAVTLKNMLKNPDRVDRVAAFVAKHFRETVEPMGYKAFLVAVDREACALYKEALDRYLPPDYSAVVISRGHNDPPELARWHLTTEKEQEIRKAFRRPDALPKVLIVTEKLLTGYDAPILYCMYLDKPMRDHVLLQAIARVNRPYEDEEGRKKPAGFVLDFVGIFDNLEKALAFDSEDVQSVVQGIDILKERFATMMAEARRDLLSLVSGKPHDRAAEAVLEHFRDSEERHRFFEFFRELQELYEILSPDPFLRPYMADYEELARMYRLLRSAYEQGILIDRGFLRKTEQLVREHTETYFVGPPKGMAELTVEALERLAASDQPDTVKVFNLLKAIRDLVEEEGGRSPFLISIGDRAEAIAQAYQDRQATTQETLRELQMLVQEYRKARDAQSQIKLSPEAFAVYWFLRKEGVAEAEEVARRVGEALERYPHWCLSEEQGRELRIALYKVLIEAGIETVIEVAERLLKLLWRKDG; encoded by the coding sequence GTGCAAAATCCTCTTATCCGCTACGCCGAGGAGGTTGGCTGGAGGTACCTGCCGCCGGACGAGGCCCTTCGCCTGCGGCGGGGCGAGACGGGCATCGTGCTGCACGAGGTCCTGGTCCGGCAGCTCCAGCGGCTCAACCCCGGCGTGATAGACGACGTGGTCAAGGCCGAGGAAGTCGTCGGGCGACTGACCCGTGTCATGCCCAGCATCGAGGGCAACCTGCAGGCCTGGGAGTGGCTGAAGGGCCTCAAGACAGTCTTCGTGGAGGCTGAGCGACGGGAGCGCAACGTCCGGCTGCTCGACCCCGACAAGCTGGAGGCAAACACGTTTCACGTGACGGACGAGCTGCGGTTCATCAGCGGAACGAAAAGCATCCGGCCGGACGCGGTCTTCTTTGTCAACGGCATCCCTGTCATCGTGGTGGAGACGAAGGCGGCGCACCGCGTCGAGGGCATCGCCGAGGCGTTCGACCAGATCCGCCGGTACCACCGGGAGGGGCCGGAGCTGCTGGCCGTCCTCCAGGTGCACGCCCTCACGCACCTGGTCCGGTTCTACTACGGCGCCACGTGGAGCCTGTCCCGTAAGGACCTGTACAACTGGCGGGACGAGCAGGCCGGCGACTTCGAGACCCTGGTGAAGCACTTCTTCGCCCCCAGGCGCGTCCTGCGGATGCTCACGGACTACATTCTTTTCGCCCGCAAGGACGGCGAGCTCAGCAAGGTCGTGCTGCGGCCCCACCAGATGCGAGCCGTGGAGCGGGTGCTGCAGCGGTGCCGGGACCCGGAGAAGCGGCGGGGCTTGATCTGGCACACCCAGGGGTCGGGGAAGACCTACACGATGATCACCGTGGCCAAGCGGTTGCTGGAGAACCCCGCCTTCGGGAATCCCACGGTGCTCATGTTGGTGGACCGGAACGAGCTGGAGCAGCAGCTGTTCACCAACTTGGAGGCGGTCGGCTTCGGGCACGTCACAGTCGCCCAGTCCAAGCGGCATCTTTACGAACTCCTCCGCTCGGATCAACGCGGCCTCATCGTCTCCATGATCCATAAATTCGATGACATGCCGCCTAACGTGAACACGCGCCGGAACATCTTCGTGCTGGTGGACGAGGCACACCGCAGCACGGGCGGCGACTTGGGGAACTATCTCATGGGGGCGCTGCCCAACGCCACCTACCTCGGGTTCACGGGCACCCCCATCGACAAGACGGCCCACGGCAAGGGAACCTTCAAGGTCTTCGGCGTCGACGACCAGCCGAAGGGCTACCTGGACAAGTACTCCATCCGCGAGTCCATCGAAGACGGGACCACCGTGCCGCTCCACTACGCCCTGGCGCCCAACGACCTGCGGGTGGACCGGGAGATTCTGGAACGCGAGTTCTTGGACCTCGCGGAGCTGGAAGGGGTCAGTGACGTCGAAGAACTGAACCGGGTGCTGGAACGGGCGGTCACCCTGAAGAACATGCTCAAGAACCCGGATCGGGTGGACCGGGTGGCCGCCTTCGTGGCCAAGCACTTCCGGGAGACCGTCGAGCCGATGGGCTACAAGGCGTTCCTGGTGGCGGTGGACCGCGAGGCCTGCGCCCTGTACAAGGAGGCACTGGACCGGTACTTGCCACCGGATTATTCGGCAGTGGTCATTAGCCGGGGCCACAACGACCCGCCGGAATTGGCCCGCTGGCACCTTACGACGGAGAAGGAGCAGGAGATCCGCAAGGCCTTCCGTCGGCCGGATGCGCTGCCCAAGGTCCTCATCGTGACGGAGAAACTGCTTACGGGGTACGACGCGCCCATCCTCTACTGCATGTACCTGGACAAGCCCATGCGCGATCACGTGCTGCTCCAGGCCATCGCCCGCGTCAACCGTCCCTACGAGGACGAGGAGGGACGGAAGAAGCCGGCCGGGTTCGTGCTGGACTTCGTGGGCATCTTCGACAACCTGGAGAAGGCCCTGGCCTTCGACTCGGAGGACGTGCAGTCGGTGGTCCAGGGGATCGACATCCTCAAGGAACGCTTCGCGACCATGATGGCCGAAGCCCGACGTGACCTGCTCTCCTTGGTGTCCGGGAAGCCGCACGACAGGGCGGCCGAGGCCGTATTGGAGCATTTCCGGGACAGTGAGGAGCGCCACAGGTTCTTCGAGTTCTTTCGGGAACTGCAAGAACTCTACGAGATCCTCTCGCCTGATCCGTTCCTGCGGCCATACATGGCCGACTATGAAGAATTGGCGCGCATGTACCGGCTGTTGCGCTCGGCGTACGAGCAGGGCATCCTGATCGACCGGGGCTTCTTGCGTAAGACGGAGCAGCTTGTTCGTGAGCACACGGAGACGTATTTCGTCGGCCCGCCCAAGGGCATGGCCGAGCTGACCGTCGAGGCCCTGGAGAGGCTTGCCGCCTCGGATCAACCCGACACCGTCAAGGTTTTCAACCTTCTCAAGGCCATTCGGGATCTCGTTGAGGAGGAGGGCGGGCGTTCGCCGTTCCTGATCTCCATCGGGGACCGGGCGGAAGCGATCGCTCAGGCCTATCAGGATCGGCAGGCAACAACCCAGGAAACCTTACGGGAGCTTCAGATGTTGGTACAGGAATACCGCAAGGCTCGGGACGCCCAGAGTCAAATCAAACTGTCTCCCGAGGCCTTTGCCGTATACTGGTTCCTCCGCAAGGAAGGGGTTGCGGAGGCCGAAGAGGTGGCACGCCGCGTCGGTGAGGCCCTGGAGCGATATCCCCACTGGTGTCTGAGCGAGGAGCAGGGGCGTGAACTGCGTATCGCCCTTTACAAGGTGTTGATCGAGGCCGGTATCGAGACGGTCATCGAGGTAGCCGAGCGTCTACTGAAGCTGTTATGGAGGAAGGACGGGTGA
- a CDS encoding restriction endonuclease subunit S produces MAETVELGTEATAELPDGFKKTELGPLPQDWQVVRLGEVAELRLGRTPPRKDSRYWDGGTIPWVTISDLNNGIVMRTAEKITDIAHEQIFRNKFVPVGTLLLSFKLTVGKVGLLGIPAVHNEAIASVYPGRLVHKDFLFYLFQGYNFDPLLDSYVKGKTLNTEKLKQLPIPLPTPSEQCAIAYVLHIVRQAKEATEKVLAATRELKKSLMRHLFTYGPVPVEEAERVPLKETEIGLVPEHWQIVRLEDVVRPIKQIDPKKFPEQRFRYIDVSSIDNQQLRVVGHQDVLGKYAPSRARKLIKAGDVIFATVRPYLKRIALVTPEYDGQICSTAFCVLRADGRSVISNYLFSAVSHDRFVDSISEYQRGSSYPAVTDGDVLRGLIPLPPLSEQKGIASILRTVDDKIQAEEVFKHALDVLFKALLHLLMTGRVRVKDLSLPETEGVASGASRE; encoded by the coding sequence GTGGCTGAGACGGTGGAGTTGGGCACCGAAGCAACGGCAGAACTTCCCGACGGTTTCAAGAAGACGGAACTTGGACCGCTACCACAGGACTGGCAGGTGGTGCGCCTGGGTGAAGTAGCAGAACTTAGGCTGGGTCGAACGCCTCCAAGGAAGGACTCTCGATACTGGGATGGCGGAACAATACCGTGGGTTACAATCTCAGATCTCAACAACGGCATTGTTATGAGGACAGCCGAAAAAATAACAGATATTGCTCATGAGCAGATATTTCGGAATAAGTTTGTGCCCGTGGGAACTCTTCTTCTAAGTTTTAAGCTGACCGTCGGGAAAGTTGGGCTGTTAGGCATTCCTGCTGTACACAACGAGGCAATTGCTTCAGTGTACCCTGGTAGGCTGGTGCATAAAGACTTTTTGTTCTACCTATTTCAAGGTTACAACTTTGATCCTCTTCTTGATTCTTATGTCAAAGGCAAAACATTAAACACGGAAAAACTAAAGCAATTGCCTATCCCTCTTCCTACTCCCTCTGAGCAATGCGCTATTGCCTATGTTTTGCACATTGTTCGCCAAGCTAAGGAAGCCACCGAGAAAGTCCTCGCCGCCACGCGGGAGCTGAAGAAGAGTCTCATGCGGCACCTCTTCACTTACGGACCGGTGCCGGTGGAAGAGGCCGAGCGGGTGCCGCTGAAGGAAACGGAAATTGGGCTGGTGCCTGAACATTGGCAGATAGTACGGCTAGAGGATGTTGTTCGGCCCATTAAGCAAATTGATCCCAAGAAATTTCCAGAACAGCGCTTCAGATATATAGATGTGTCCAGTATTGACAACCAACAGCTACGTGTCGTAGGGCACCAAGATGTGCTAGGCAAGTATGCTCCTAGTCGAGCCCGGAAACTTATCAAAGCAGGAGACGTAATCTTTGCAACTGTCCGCCCATATCTTAAACGTATTGCTTTGGTTACTCCTGAATACGATGGGCAGATATGTTCCACGGCTTTTTGTGTGCTTCGTGCCGATGGTCGGTCTGTTATTTCGAATTATCTCTTCTCAGCAGTTAGTCATGACCGATTTGTAGATTCTATCTCCGAATACCAACGTGGGTCCAGCTATCCTGCGGTGACAGACGGGGACGTGCTGCGGGGGCTTATCCCCCTGCCCCCACTCTCGGAACAAAAGGGAATCGCCTCTATCCTTAGAACCGTCGACGACAAGATCCAAGCGGAAGAAGTGTTCAAACATGCGCTTGATGTTCTGTTCAAGGCACTACTCCACCTCCTCATGACTGGCCGAGTTCGGGTCAAGGACCTATCCCTTCCCGAGACGGAGGGAGTGGCGTCCGGTGCCTCTCGGGAATGA
- a CDS encoding class I SAM-dependent DNA methyltransferase: MSGWMVTRTIEELLSAQWTDRNDIAYQYVRSLLDMVLGDDERTTERRTLANGKTVTWVVSVGWPGERGTQVLRPATFLLGLREVLHPGPGSNTRGISRSGTCSREATGLAGSGRHPDTWGMGSADEPKSRAARAVRYGPEVCGGGAMELSTLENWLWEAACSIRGAVDAPKFKDYILPLIFLKRLSDVFEDEVAHLAHEFGDVKTAARLVEQDHKLVRFYLPPEARWDAIRRRTTGLGEYLTDVMRAVARENPKLQGVIDAVDFNATAAGQRIIDDGPLARLIEVLSRHRLGLNDVEPDILGRAYEYLLRKFAEGQGQSAGEFYTPREVAILMARILEPDPGMTAYDPCCGSGGLLIKCHLRLLERYGVRENGRLKLPSHVAPLKVYGQEWIPTTFAMARMNAFIHDIEADIVVGDTMRRPAFRAPDGRLQQFDLVAANPMWNQKFPLETYEHDPFDRFRFGMPPASTADWGWIQHMYASLKDGGRMAVVLDTGAVSRGSGNQGSNRERDIRKAFVEQDLIEAVILLPENLFYNTTAPGIILVINKAKRHPREILLINASKLFLKGRPKNYLGEEHVERIVAVYHGWTAEEGLSTIISLEEAVRNDYNLSPSRYVAQNGGEEVLPLEEAVLRLQEAEEERVAADRELQRILEFLGLGGAVRG; the protein is encoded by the coding sequence GTGTCGGGGTGGATGGTGACCCGGACCATCGAAGAGCTCCTGTCCGCCCAGTGGACGGACCGCAACGACATCGCCTACCAGTACGTCCGCTCTCTGCTCGACATGGTGCTGGGAGACGACGAGAGGACCACGGAGCGGCGGACCCTGGCCAACGGCAAGACGGTGACGTGGGTGGTTTCTGTGGGATGGCCGGGGGAGCGGGGGACGCAAGTCTTACGCCCCGCGACATTCTTGCTTGGTCTTCGCGAGGTGCTGCATCCGGGACCAGGCTCGAACACCCGCGGGATATCACGTTCGGGGACCTGCAGTAGGGAGGCAACTGGGCTTGCCGGCTCGGGTAGGCACCCCGATACTTGGGGCATGGGATCCGCGGACGAACCCAAGTCGAGAGCCGCCCGTGCGGTCCGTTACGGTCCCGAGGTGTGTGGAGGTGGCGCCATGGAACTCTCCACTCTGGAGAACTGGCTTTGGGAAGCGGCCTGCTCGATCCGCGGGGCGGTGGACGCGCCGAAGTTCAAGGATTACATCCTACCGCTGATCTTCCTTAAGCGGCTGTCGGACGTTTTCGAGGACGAGGTGGCGCACCTGGCCCACGAGTTCGGGGACGTGAAGACGGCGGCCCGGCTGGTGGAGCAGGACCACAAGCTGGTACGGTTCTACCTTCCGCCTGAAGCCCGCTGGGACGCCATCCGCCGGCGCACCACAGGCCTGGGCGAGTATCTGACGGACGTCATGCGGGCTGTGGCGCGGGAGAACCCGAAGCTCCAGGGCGTCATCGACGCCGTGGACTTCAACGCTACCGCCGCCGGCCAGCGGATCATCGACGACGGACCGCTGGCCCGGCTTATCGAGGTGCTGAGCAGGCACCGGCTGGGCTTGAACGACGTCGAGCCGGACATCCTGGGCCGTGCGTACGAATACCTGCTACGCAAGTTCGCCGAGGGGCAGGGACAGAGCGCTGGCGAGTTCTACACGCCGCGCGAGGTGGCCATCCTCATGGCTCGGATCCTGGAGCCGGATCCGGGCATGACGGCGTACGACCCCTGTTGCGGTTCCGGCGGTTTGCTCATCAAGTGCCACCTGCGGCTTCTGGAACGCTACGGGGTGCGGGAGAACGGGCGCCTGAAGCTGCCGTCCCATGTGGCTCCCTTGAAGGTTTACGGCCAGGAATGGATCCCCACGACCTTTGCCATGGCCCGGATGAACGCCTTCATCCATGACATCGAGGCGGACATCGTGGTCGGGGACACCATGCGCCGCCCGGCGTTCCGGGCGCCAGACGGGCGCCTGCAGCAGTTCGACCTGGTGGCGGCCAACCCCATGTGGAACCAGAAGTTCCCGCTGGAGACCTACGAACACGATCCCTTCGACCGGTTCCGGTTCGGGATGCCGCCGGCGTCCACGGCCGACTGGGGCTGGATCCAGCACATGTACGCCTCCCTCAAGGACGGCGGCCGCATGGCAGTGGTTTTGGACACCGGGGCGGTGAGCCGGGGCAGCGGCAACCAAGGTTCCAACCGGGAGCGGGACATCCGGAAGGCCTTCGTCGAGCAGGACCTGATAGAAGCCGTCATCCTGCTCCCGGAAAACCTCTTCTACAACACGACGGCTCCAGGAATCATTCTGGTGATCAACAAGGCCAAGAGGCACCCGCGCGAGATCCTGCTGATCAACGCCTCGAAGCTGTTCCTGAAGGGCCGGCCCAAAAATTACCTCGGCGAGGAGCACGTGGAGCGCATCGTCGCCGTTTACCACGGCTGGACGGCGGAGGAAGGGCTTTCCACGATCATCTCCCTCGAAGAAGCCGTCCGCAACGACTACAACCTCTCGCCGAGCCGGTACGTGGCCCAGAACGGCGGCGAGGAGGTCCTTCCGCTGGAAGAGGCGGTCCTGCGACTCCAGGAGGCAGAGGAGGAGAGGGTCGCTGCCGACCGCGAACTGCAGAGGATCCTGGAGTTCCTGGGGCTGGGAGGTGCTGTCCGTGGCTGA
- a CDS encoding DEAD/DEAH box helicase, translating into MEQGDSAPLLHLLQQHGFRVVYRTRRPGRTQEVFPFDRLGLTEATCRFLSARAPQGLYLHQVEGITRSRRGADVGVTTRTASGKTLVFQAVALEHRARDPRARILAVYPLKALAREQEARWRQAFQAAGLDPATVARIDGDTHAAERLQQLRRATVLLATPDILHAWLVPNVGDNTVWSFLTALRLVVVDEVHVYTGVFGSNAAMLFRRLEHLCALGERRYHYLAASATVRDPRQHFRALFGRPFDVIDDAFDTSGQQEVDLVLVETSPTEDLMSRLSAFLAGIVRSTDHRFIAFVDSRKQTELLATIIKRERAGARGGDAGGEASGDGILDDGGDGTGSLGAVEPSPDRRKGRRSQEWTALDVLPYRAGLEEVDRALIEQRLATGNLRGIISTSALELGIDVPHLDVGVLVGVPHSATSLQQRMGRIGRHGPGTVIIVNNRDFNSEMVFRHPETILNLPPAESALYLENPRIQYIHAMCLARPGGEHDQAAVRAGCTEDGAGFSSPVDWPEGFLELCRRERVGETPPNLQPMKVEAGDAPHTVFPLRDVDAQFHIELHVGWEREDLGSISHGQLMREAYPGAIYYYLTQPYRVTQVHRTRRVVKVRREHRHYTTRPLGPVSIVRPYLQPGEVYRAKRWGELVLLETQVQIQEKVEGYRERRGSTEVTERYPLPLEKGYFRQPAFTRYYYTTGVVLFHPGLQDDVELTRLAQRIYDAFLLILPFERQDIHYAAGQLGGTPPRPLYSGARFIAIYDQTYGSLRLSGRLAEPEVVHQVLAKAAESVDVSGGLSRASAAWLEEARRLVETHVPVDVLELLAPEAAPTQDPSDDHVVEVILPGSVGLDAMRNHEEFFVEAVVFNAVAGTLCYRGRHTSTPAGDPTLITLVPVTNLVPIPGESRLGLYNLMDGTITPRSSS; encoded by the coding sequence ATGGAACAAGGAGACAGCGCCCCGCTCCTGCACCTTTTGCAACAGCACGGCTTTCGTGTCGTCTACCGGACCCGCCGGCCTGGACGAACCCAGGAGGTCTTCCCCTTCGACCGGCTCGGCTTGACGGAAGCGACCTGCCGGTTTCTGTCCGCCCGGGCGCCCCAAGGTCTGTACCTGCACCAGGTCGAGGGCATCACCCGGAGCCGCAGGGGCGCGGACGTCGGCGTCACGACCCGCACGGCTTCGGGGAAGACGCTGGTGTTCCAGGCGGTGGCTCTCGAACACCGGGCGCGCGATCCACGGGCTCGGATCCTGGCCGTCTACCCGCTCAAGGCGCTCGCCCGAGAGCAGGAGGCACGCTGGCGACAGGCCTTTCAGGCAGCAGGATTGGACCCCGCGACCGTCGCCCGGATCGACGGCGACACCCACGCTGCGGAACGGCTGCAGCAGCTGCGCCGGGCCACGGTGCTGCTCGCGACCCCGGACATCCTGCACGCGTGGCTCGTCCCCAACGTCGGCGACAACACCGTGTGGTCGTTTCTCACCGCACTCCGTCTGGTGGTGGTCGACGAGGTTCACGTCTACACCGGTGTGTTCGGCTCCAACGCCGCCATGCTGTTCCGCCGTCTCGAGCACCTGTGCGCGCTGGGAGAGCGGCGTTACCACTACCTGGCAGCCTCGGCGACCGTGCGCGACCCCCGCCAGCACTTCAGGGCCCTCTTCGGCCGGCCCTTCGACGTCATCGACGACGCCTTCGACACGTCGGGCCAACAGGAAGTCGACCTCGTCCTCGTCGAGACCTCGCCGACGGAAGACCTGATGAGCCGCCTGTCTGCCTTTCTGGCGGGGATCGTCCGCTCCACGGACCACCGGTTCATCGCCTTCGTGGACAGCCGCAAGCAGACGGAACTCCTCGCAACCATCATCAAGCGGGAGCGTGCCGGGGCTCGGGGCGGGGATGCAGGTGGGGAGGCAAGCGGGGACGGCATCCTCGACGATGGAGGGGATGGAACGGGCAGCCTCGGAGCGGTCGAACCCTCCCCGGACCGCCGCAAGGGGCGCCGCAGCCAAGAGTGGACCGCTCTCGACGTGCTACCTTACCGGGCCGGCCTCGAGGAGGTGGACCGCGCGCTGATCGAGCAGCGCCTGGCCACGGGCAACCTACGCGGTATCATCAGCACCAGCGCGCTGGAGCTCGGCATCGACGTCCCCCATCTGGACGTGGGAGTGCTGGTCGGGGTCCCCCACTCGGCGACCAGTCTGCAACAGCGGATGGGCCGCATCGGGCGACACGGTCCGGGCACGGTCATCATCGTCAACAACCGGGATTTCAACAGCGAGATGGTCTTTCGACACCCGGAGACCATCCTGAACCTCCCCCCGGCGGAGAGTGCCCTGTACCTGGAGAACCCACGCATCCAGTACATCCACGCCATGTGCCTGGCGCGTCCGGGCGGCGAGCACGACCAGGCCGCCGTCCGTGCCGGATGCACTGAGGATGGGGCAGGCTTCTCATCACCCGTGGATTGGCCGGAAGGCTTCCTCGAACTGTGCCGCCGGGAACGCGTGGGTGAGACGCCACCCAACTTGCAGCCCATGAAGGTGGAGGCCGGAGATGCTCCGCATACCGTGTTCCCCCTGCGGGACGTGGACGCCCAGTTTCACATCGAGCTCCACGTGGGCTGGGAACGAGAGGATCTGGGTTCGATCTCCCATGGGCAGTTGATGCGCGAGGCCTATCCCGGCGCGATCTACTACTACTTGACCCAGCCCTACCGGGTCACCCAGGTCCACCGCACCCGGCGCGTGGTCAAGGTTCGTCGCGAACACCGTCACTACACGACCCGGCCTCTCGGTCCGGTCTCCATCGTCCGACCGTACCTGCAACCCGGCGAGGTCTACCGGGCGAAGCGATGGGGCGAGCTGGTGCTGCTCGAGACGCAGGTGCAGATCCAGGAGAAGGTCGAAGGATACCGGGAACGCAGGGGCAGCACCGAGGTCACGGAGCGGTATCCACTGCCGTTGGAGAAGGGCTACTTCCGGCAGCCGGCCTTCACCCGGTACTACTACACGACAGGCGTCGTCCTCTTTCACCCCGGCTTACAGGACGATGTGGAACTGACCCGGCTCGCGCAACGGATCTACGATGCCTTCCTGCTGATTCTGCCCTTCGAGCGCCAGGACATCCACTACGCCGCCGGCCAGTTGGGCGGCACGCCGCCCCGTCCCCTCTACTCGGGCGCTCGTTTCATCGCCATCTATGACCAGACCTACGGAAGTCTGCGGCTCAGCGGGAGGCTGGCCGAACCCGAGGTGGTGCACCAGGTCCTAGCCAAGGCCGCCGAATCCGTCGATGTGTCCGGAGGTCTGAGCCGGGCCAGCGCCGCCTGGCTCGAAGAGGCCCGGCGACTGGTGGAGACCCACGTGCCCGTCGATGTCCTGGAGCTGTTGGCTCCCGAAGCCGCACCGACCCAGGACCCGTCGGATGACCACGTCGTCGAGGTCATCCTGCCCGGCAGCGTCGGGCTCGACGCGATGCGCAACCATGAGGAGTTCTTCGTCGAGGCGGTCGTGTTCAATGCCGTTGCGGGAACGCTCTGTTACCGAGGCCGCCACACCTCGACACCCGCCGGCGACCCCACCCTCATCACCCTGGTACCTGTGACCAATCTGGTCCCTATTCCCGGTGAGAGCCGCCTGGGCCTGTACAACCTGATGGATGGCACCATCACGCCACGCTCTTCATCCTGA
- a CDS encoding fatty acid desaturase, whose product MKRVLPRHIFHPEPWRILWLLPLLAVAVAGIVAVARFDLHWGIDLVLAVVIGQTFASLGLFGHEVLHGSVVRTPWLRNLAGQVCLWPFAIGPRLWRRWHNVEHHGHTQEHGEDPDAMHTLEEFHARPALQYVYRIAPPVRAMLTLLSLSVWFSLHSVQMLRRFLPEMPRRERPVVVAQFLLPVATWVALGAWIGFRDWVFAYLVPLLVANFTVMSYIVTNHLLSPLTPVNDPLANSLSVTVPRWVDVLHFNFSHHTEHHVFPGLSSKYAPLVKRWCKTLWPERYHEMPHWRALWLVCTTPRVYERPTALIDPVRQQVYPVLGHGLERLARRGERDADAVPKPPAHLWSIGQPQEPPG is encoded by the coding sequence TTGAAGCGCGTCTTGCCCCGCCACATCTTCCATCCCGAGCCGTGGCGGATCCTCTGGTTGCTCCCGCTGCTGGCCGTCGCGGTGGCGGGCATCGTCGCGGTCGCCCGGTTCGACCTGCACTGGGGCATCGATCTGGTCCTGGCGGTGGTCATCGGCCAGACTTTCGCGAGCCTGGGCCTGTTCGGCCACGAGGTGCTGCACGGCAGCGTGGTGCGCACGCCCTGGCTGCGCAACCTGGCCGGCCAGGTCTGCCTCTGGCCCTTCGCCATCGGGCCGCGGCTCTGGCGGCGTTGGCACAACGTCGAGCATCACGGTCACACCCAGGAGCACGGCGAGGACCCTGACGCCATGCACACCCTGGAGGAGTTCCACGCCCGCCCGGCCCTGCAGTACGTCTACCGCATCGCGCCGCCGGTGCGGGCGATGCTGACGCTGCTCTCCCTCAGCGTGTGGTTCTCGCTGCACTCCGTCCAGATGTTGCGGCGCTTCCTGCCCGAGATGCCCCGCCGGGAGCGGCCGGTGGTGGTGGCCCAGTTCCTCCTGCCGGTGGCGACCTGGGTCGCCCTGGGCGCCTGGATCGGGTTCCGTGACTGGGTGTTCGCGTACCTGGTGCCGCTGCTGGTCGCCAACTTCACCGTCATGAGCTACATCGTGACCAATCACCTGCTGAGCCCGCTGACGCCGGTGAACGATCCCCTGGCCAACAGCCTGTCGGTCACCGTCCCGCGCTGGGTCGACGTCCTGCACTTCAACTTCTCCCACCACACGGAGCACCACGTGTTCCCCGGCCTTAGCAGCAAGTACGCCCCGCTCGTCAAGCGCTGGTGCAAGACGCTGTGGCCGGAGCGGTATCACGAGATGCCCCACTGGCGCGCCCTGTGGCTGGTGTGCACGACGCCGCGGGTCTACGAGCGGCCGACGGCCCTGATCGACCCGGTGCGGCAGCAGGTGTATCCGGTTCTCGGCCACGGGCTCGAGCGGCTTGCCCGGCGCGGTGAACGCGACGCGGACGCCGTACCAAAGCCCCCCGCGCATCTATGGTCGATCGGGCAGCCGCAGGAGCCGCCGGGCTAG